A single genomic interval of Romboutsia ilealis harbors:
- a CDS encoding DnaD domain protein produces MFFKEVNEIDLGETTIANIFIDIFMPMANGLYVKVYLLGYRQACDPNSNPKFDNNSIAKNLNIPLSDVIEAWKFWENKNIIKMHKNEGLDDFNYSIEFLDLKRFYMDNMHINTKSIKSNSDSIVSASENPSIRKMFTTINKIVGRYLDPGEKINILEIMNKYNMDPDMIVCAYEYVKDKHGSSRPVKYIESILRGWYDSNLFTPQDVKDSFVIRSERYMMYKTIFNELGFYRSPSKPEERIMDSWFDKYNMDIEVILSACSRAKNTSNPSISYINGIIEKWKKSDVKTLDDIKRLDDEFKKKSEEKKQVFKNTKSSEPAVKTRFHNINQTFTKYTPEELEKMLQESQKNKFK; encoded by the coding sequence ACTACTATTGCCAATATCTTTATAGATATATTTATGCCTATGGCTAATGGATTATACGTTAAAGTTTATCTTCTAGGTTATAGACAAGCATGTGACCCTAACTCTAATCCTAAATTTGATAATAATTCAATTGCTAAGAATTTAAATATACCTCTTTCTGATGTGATAGAAGCTTGGAAATTTTGGGAGAATAAAAATATAATTAAAATGCATAAAAATGAAGGGTTAGATGATTTTAACTATTCTATAGAATTTTTAGACTTAAAAAGATTTTATATGGATAATATGCATATAAACACAAAGTCTATAAAATCTAATAGTGACAGCATCGTTTCAGCATCAGAAAACCCTAGTATTAGAAAGATGTTCACTACGATAAATAAAATAGTTGGAAGATATCTTGATCCAGGTGAAAAAATAAATATCTTAGAAATAATGAATAAATACAATATGGATCCAGATATGATAGTATGTGCTTACGAGTATGTTAAAGATAAGCATGGTTCATCTAGACCTGTTAAATATATTGAATCAATCCTTAGAGGATGGTATGATTCTAATTTATTTACTCCTCAAGATGTTAAAGATAGCTTTGTAATAAGAAGTGAAAGATATATGATGTACAAAACAATATTTAATGAATTAGGATTTTATAGATCTCCATCTAAACCCGAGGAAAGAATTATGGATAGTTGGTTTGATAAGTATAATATGGATATTGAGGTTATCTTATCTGCATGTTCTAGGGCTAAAAATACATCTAACCCATCTATATCATATATAAATGGTATAATTGAAAAATGGAAAAAATCTGATGTGAAAACTTTAGATGATATAAAAAGACTAGATGATGAATTTAAAAAGAAATCTGAAGAGAAAAAACAAGTATTTAAAAATACTAAATCATCTGAACCTGCAGTAAAAACTAGATTCCATAATATAAATCAAACATTTACAAAATATACACCTGAAGAACTTGAAAAAATGCTTCAAGAAAGTCAAAAAAATAAATTTAAATAG
- a CDS encoding ATP-binding protein: protein MRESKIREILVSYQKKRDKAESELEFRKNDVYSQIPEFKKLDDEISKVGLQLAKLVLQNPSNKENIILESKKKMDSLKKQKEELLTKYKVPNGYLEVQHNCNICKDKGFLDNGHKCNCLKQEIINEAYKMSNISRMLEKENFTTLDTSIFSSEKDPESNISPQQNMLQIVSICESFILDFDKDNGENLLFYGDTGLGKTFMCNCIAKSLLDKGHLVIYQTAFKMFEIIEDYKFKNADSHISKENYENLFDCDLLIIDDLGTELTNSFTNSELFNILNTRLLSGKKTIISTNLSPMQLGSNYAQRIFSRIFDRFKMVKFIGKDLRWESKQ from the coding sequence ATGAGAGAATCAAAAATAAGAGAAATACTTGTTTCTTACCAAAAGAAAAGAGATAAAGCTGAATCTGAATTAGAATTTAGAAAAAATGATGTTTATTCACAGATTCCTGAATTTAAAAAATTAGATGATGAAATAAGCAAGGTTGGATTACAGTTAGCTAAATTAGTATTACAAAATCCGTCAAATAAAGAAAATATTATTTTAGAATCTAAGAAAAAAATGGATTCATTAAAAAAACAAAAAGAAGAATTACTAACTAAATATAAAGTTCCAAATGGATATCTTGAAGTTCAACATAATTGTAATATTTGTAAGGATAAAGGATTCTTAGATAATGGACATAAATGCAATTGTTTAAAGCAAGAAATAATAAATGAGGCATATAAAATGTCTAATATATCCAGAATGCTTGAAAAAGAAAATTTCACCACTTTAGATACAAGTATATTTTCTTCTGAAAAGGACCCCGAATCTAATATATCTCCTCAACAGAATATGCTTCAAATAGTATCTATATGTGAGTCATTTATATTGGATTTTGATAAAGATAACGGAGAAAACTTATTATTCTATGGAGATACAGGACTTGGAAAAACTTTTATGTGTAACTGTATAGCAAAATCTCTTTTAGATAAAGGCCATCTAGTTATATATCAAACTGCATTTAAAATGTTTGAGATAATAGAAGATTATAAATTTAAAAATGCAGACAGTCATATCTCTAAAGAAAACTACGAAAATTTATTTGACTGTGATTTATTAATTATTGATGATTTGGGAACTGAACTTACAAACTCCTTTACAAATAGTGAATTATTTAATATCTTAAATACTAGACTTTTATCTGGAAAGAAAACCATTATATCAACAAACTTATCTCCTATGCAATTAGGATCTAATTATGCACAAAGGATATTCTCAAGAATATTTGATAGATTTAAAATGGTTAAGTTTATTGGAAAAGACTTAAGATGGGAAAGTAAACAGTAA
- a CDS encoding adenylosuccinate synthase, translating into MKTVAVVGSQWGDEGKGKVIDYLATQADVVIRGQGGNNAGHTLVVDGKKFALRLIPSGVLNPNTINVIGNGIVFDPQGFLEEIEMLKKDNIDTSNIKISDRAHIVFPYHKELDALAEEARGDNKIGTTKKGIGPCYMDKTERSGIRICDLMDKDVFAKKLKLQVDAKNKLVQGVYGKEAMFDFETIYNEYLGYAEKIRNHVADTSVIVYDAIKAGKKVLFEGAQGTLLDLDLGTYPFVTSSHPISGGFAVGAGVGPNMIKDVVGIVKAYTTRVGEGPFVTELDNEVGEEIRVKGREFGTVTGRARRCGWFDAVIVRYAARVNGLTSISLMLLDVLTGFDKIQICTAYKMGDKIVKDFPASLEDLAKCEPIYEELEGWTEDITAVEKFEDLPENAKKYVAKIEELVGVSVDMVSVGPNRAQTIVRKNIF; encoded by the coding sequence ATGAAGACAGTTGCAGTTGTAGGCTCTCAATGGGGAGATGAAGGAAAAGGTAAAGTTATAGATTACCTTGCTACGCAAGCGGATGTAGTAATTAGAGGTCAAGGTGGAAATAATGCTGGACATACATTAGTAGTTGATGGAAAGAAATTTGCTTTAAGATTAATACCATCAGGAGTATTAAATCCAAATACAATAAATGTAATAGGGAACGGAATAGTATTTGATCCTCAAGGATTCTTAGAAGAAATAGAAATGCTTAAAAAAGATAATATAGATACAAGCAATATAAAAATAAGTGATAGAGCCCACATTGTTTTTCCATATCATAAAGAATTAGATGCTTTAGCAGAAGAGGCTAGAGGAGACAATAAGATAGGAACAACTAAAAAAGGTATAGGTCCATGTTATATGGATAAAACTGAAAGATCAGGAATAAGAATATGTGACCTAATGGATAAAGATGTATTTGCTAAAAAGTTAAAATTACAAGTAGATGCTAAGAATAAATTAGTTCAAGGTGTATATGGAAAAGAAGCTATGTTTGACTTTGAAACTATATACAATGAATATTTAGGATATGCTGAAAAAATAAGAAATCATGTTGCAGATACTTCAGTAATAGTTTACGATGCAATAAAAGCTGGTAAAAAAGTGTTATTTGAAGGAGCTCAAGGAACGTTACTTGACTTAGATTTAGGAACTTATCCATTCGTTACTTCATCTCATCCAATATCAGGAGGATTTGCAGTAGGTGCAGGTGTAGGACCTAATATGATAAAAGATGTTGTTGGTATAGTAAAAGCTTACACAACTAGAGTTGGAGAAGGTCCATTTGTAACTGAGTTAGATAATGAAGTTGGAGAAGAAATAAGAGTTAAAGGTCGTGAATTCGGAACAGTAACAGGAAGAGCTAGAAGATGTGGATGGTTCGATGCAGTTATAGTTAGATATGCAGCAAGAGTAAACGGATTAACTAGTATATCATTAATGTTATTAGATGTTTTAACTGGATTTGATAAGATACAAATATGTACTGCATATAAAATGGGAGATAAAATAGTAAAAGATTTCCCTGCATCTTTAGAAGATTTAGCTAAATGTGAGCCTATATATGAAGAGTTAGAAGGATGGACAGAAGATATAACTGCTGTAGAAAAATTCGAAGATCTTCCTGAAAATGCTAAGAAGTATGTAGCTAAGATAGAAGAATTAGTAGGAGTAAGTGTTGACATGGTTTCTGTTGGACCAAATAGAGCACAAACAATAGTTAGAAAAAATATATTCTAA
- the dnaB gene encoding replicative DNA helicase, protein MEDITRIPPHSVESEQSILGSILLDKDAIITVSETINPDDFYKEAHKIIYESMIKLSNKSEPIDLITLTEELKKQGHLDDVGGISYITSLSTIVPTTSNVKYYADIVKEKSVLRKLIKVSNDIINLGYDGSTKIEDVLEVAEKKIFDISQEKTSDDFKSINSVLMDTYDMIEHLYTNKSEITGITTGFRDLNKKINGMQRTDLLLIAARPAMGKTAFSLNLVQNAALKGDASVAVFSLEMSKEQLVQRMLSAQSNVELSKLKTGKLNENDWPRIIDAMAVLSNAKIHIDDTPGIKISELRSKCRKLKIEQGLDLILIDYLQLMEGEGNNESRQQEIAKISRSLKIIAKELNCPVVALSQLSRAPEQRADHRPMLSDLRESGSIEQDADIVMFLYRDEYYHPDSDRKNIGEIIIAKNRHGETGSVELVWLGEIQKFADKSRDI, encoded by the coding sequence ATGGAGGATATAACTAGAATCCCTCCGCATAGTGTGGAATCAGAACAGTCTATATTAGGTTCTATATTACTTGATAAAGATGCTATTATAACAGTCAGTGAAACTATAAATCCAGATGATTTTTATAAAGAGGCTCATAAAATTATATATGAATCTATGATTAAATTAAGTAATAAGTCTGAACCTATAGATTTAATAACACTAACAGAAGAATTAAAAAAGCAAGGTCACTTAGATGATGTGGGAGGAATTAGTTATATAACCAGTCTATCTACAATTGTTCCAACAACATCAAATGTCAAGTATTATGCAGACATAGTAAAAGAGAAATCAGTACTTAGAAAGCTTATAAAGGTTTCTAATGATATAATAAATTTAGGATATGACGGCTCAACTAAAATTGAAGATGTTCTAGAAGTAGCTGAAAAAAAGATATTTGATATATCACAAGAAAAAACTAGTGATGATTTTAAATCTATAAATTCAGTTTTAATGGATACATATGATATGATAGAACACTTATACACAAATAAATCTGAAATAACGGGAATAACAACTGGATTTAGAGATTTAAATAAAAAAATTAATGGGATGCAAAGGACAGATTTATTACTAATTGCTGCTCGTCCAGCAATGGGTAAGACTGCATTTTCATTAAACCTTGTACAAAATGCTGCATTAAAGGGTGATGCATCTGTAGCAGTATTTAGTTTAGAGATGTCTAAAGAGCAGTTAGTACAACGTATGTTGTCTGCACAATCAAATGTTGAACTTAGTAAATTAAAAACAGGTAAGCTAAATGAGAATGATTGGCCAAGAATAATAGATGCTATGGCAGTTTTATCTAATGCTAAAATTCATATAGATGATACTCCTGGTATAAAAATTTCAGAATTGAGATCAAAGTGTAGAAAATTAAAAATAGAGCAAGGTTTAGACTTAATATTAATAGATTATCTTCAGCTTATGGAAGGTGAAGGTAATAACGAAAGTAGACAACAAGAGATAGCCAAAATATCAAGATCTTTAAAGATAATCGCAAAAGAGTTGAACTGTCCAGTAGTTGCACTTTCTCAGTTATCTCGTGCTCCTGAACAGAGGGCTGATCATAGACCAATGCTATCAGATTTAAGAGAATCTGGTTCTATAGAGCAAGATGCAGATATAGTTATGTTTTTATATAGAGATGAATACTATCATCCAGATTCTGATAGAAAAAATATAGGTGAAATTATAATTGCAAAAAATAGACATGGTGAAACGGGTTCAGTTGAATTAGTTTGGCTTGGAGAAATTCAAAAATTTGCGGATAAATCTAGAGATATATAA
- the rplI gene encoding 50S ribosomal protein L9, whose protein sequence is MKVILLKDVKGTGKKNEVKEVSDGYARNYLLPKKLAVPADNTNMKELNEKNKSKELKAQKEYEAAVELGKKMEELNVVIYAKAGDGGRLFGSITSKDIAEQIKKQHNIEVDKRKITLDEPIRVLGSRFVDIKIHQKVTTKLRVDVKEKQ, encoded by the coding sequence ATGAAAGTTATATTATTAAAAGACGTAAAAGGAACAGGAAAGAAAAATGAAGTAAAAGAAGTAAGTGATGGATACGCAAGAAACTACTTATTACCTAAAAAATTAGCAGTACCTGCTGATAATACAAATATGAAAGAATTAAATGAAAAGAATAAATCAAAGGAGTTAAAAGCTCAAAAAGAATATGAAGCAGCAGTAGAATTAGGCAAAAAAATGGAAGAATTAAATGTAGTTATATATGCTAAGGCTGGTGATGGAGGAAGACTTTTCGGGTCAATAACATCAAAAGATATAGCTGAACAAATCAAAAAGCAACATAATATAGAAGTAGATAAGAGAAAAATAACTTTAGATGAACCAATAAGAGTATTAGGTTCAAGATTTGTTGATATAAAAATACATCAAAAAGTAACTACAAAATTAAGAGTAGACGTAAAAGAAAAACAATAG
- a CDS encoding DHH family phosphoesterase encodes MTSKRILKMNMPEVNLYIVIVGIASIFLLYYNFYIGCLFFIGFLYMVFNNWKTTNIRRKEWTNYIQNLSLDIDETTKKAVMNLPIPLCILEFDGSITWYNGKFNTMIGEDDLLGVNIDNLIKNLNLRKVLNENKEMYTDISYKDREYTIVYNVIKNENGKSAKYLMMLYWIDKTDFLHMQQKYNEEKNAIMLIQVDGYDEVLKSTNEENRPLLSVAIEKELTSLEINSTGALRRTSKDKFFLIMNKKELKKLEVDKFSVLDQIRKIDFGNNLPVTISMGIGIDGDTINENLKLATGALDLALGRGGDQAVVKTKDKFAFYGGKSKAVEKTTKVKSRLIGHALREVILESDHVFIMGHKYPDMDAIGAAIGIYDICKSCNKTANIVLNYANESIEEFIKRIKKSDYYDGVFVDSDYAIRECEKNTVVVVVDTHRPNFTECPQLLDISDKVVVIDHHRRGVDFINDTVLLFHEIYVSSTCEMVTELVQYIEDDVRINKLTAEGLLAGISLDTKNFAFKTGVRTFEAASYLKKSGADTIEVKKLFNSDIKDFITKAEIIKNAKVINHNICLAYTKTESDNINIVIAQAADELLNIKEVEASFVLGRKDDRVFISARSLGNINVHVLMEKLGGGGHRDMAGVQLDTSLEKAYEMVEDTIQTYIKEEE; translated from the coding sequence ATGACTAGTAAACGAATCTTAAAAATGAATATGCCAGAAGTAAACCTATATATAGTCATTGTAGGAATAGCATCTATATTTCTACTTTACTACAATTTTTATATAGGATGCTTATTCTTTATTGGATTTTTATATATGGTTTTTAACAATTGGAAGACAACTAATATAAGAAGAAAAGAATGGACTAATTATATTCAAAATTTATCTTTGGATATAGATGAAACTACTAAAAAAGCAGTAATGAATCTTCCAATACCTTTATGTATACTTGAATTTGATGGTAGCATTACTTGGTATAATGGAAAGTTTAATACTATGATAGGTGAGGATGATTTACTAGGCGTAAATATTGATAATCTTATAAAAAACTTAAATCTTAGAAAAGTATTAAATGAAAATAAAGAAATGTATACGGATATAAGCTATAAAGATAGAGAGTATACTATAGTTTATAACGTAATAAAAAATGAAAATGGAAAAAGTGCAAAATATCTAATGATGCTATATTGGATAGATAAAACAGATTTTTTACACATGCAGCAAAAATATAATGAAGAAAAAAATGCAATAATGTTAATACAAGTAGATGGATATGATGAAGTTTTAAAGAGCACAAATGAAGAGAATAGACCACTTCTAAGCGTAGCAATAGAAAAAGAATTAACTTCATTAGAAATAAATTCAACTGGTGCATTAAGAAGAACATCTAAAGACAAATTTTTCTTAATAATGAATAAAAAAGAACTAAAGAAATTAGAAGTAGATAAGTTTTCAGTGTTAGATCAAATAAGAAAAATTGACTTTGGAAACAATCTTCCTGTAACGATAAGTATGGGGATTGGTATAGATGGAGATACAATAAATGAAAACTTAAAACTTGCAACAGGAGCACTTGATTTAGCTTTAGGTAGAGGTGGAGATCAAGCTGTTGTAAAAACAAAAGATAAGTTTGCTTTCTATGGTGGCAAATCTAAAGCAGTAGAAAAAACTACTAAAGTAAAATCAAGACTTATAGGGCATGCTTTGAGAGAAGTTATTTTAGAAAGTGACCATGTATTTATAATGGGTCATAAGTATCCAGATATGGATGCTATAGGAGCAGCTATTGGTATATATGATATATGTAAATCATGTAATAAAACAGCTAATATAGTTTTAAATTATGCAAATGAATCTATTGAAGAATTTATAAAAAGGATTAAAAAATCAGATTATTATGATGGTGTTTTTGTTGATAGTGATTACGCAATAAGAGAGTGTGAGAAAAACACTGTTGTAGTAGTTGTAGATACACATAGACCTAATTTTACCGAGTGTCCACAGTTATTAGATATATCGGATAAAGTAGTTGTCATAGACCATCATAGAAGAGGTGTAGATTTTATTAATGATACAGTCCTTTTATTCCATGAAATTTACGTATCATCTACATGTGAAATGGTAACAGAACTTGTACAATATATTGAAGATGATGTAAGAATAAATAAATTAACAGCAGAAGGACTATTAGCAGGGATTAGTTTAGATACTAAAAACTTTGCATTTAAAACAGGTGTAAGAACTTTTGAAGCTGCATCATATCTAAAGAAATCTGGAGCAGATACTATTGAGGTTAAGAAATTATTTAATTCAGATATAAAAGACTTTATAACTAAGGCGGAGATTATTAAAAATGCAAAAGTTATAAACCATAATATATGTTTAGCATATACTAAGACAGAGAGCGATAATATAAATATAGTAATTGCTCAAGCTGCGGATGAATTGTTAAATATAAAAGAAGTAGAGGCATCATTTGTTTTAGGTAGAAAAGATGATAGAGTATTTATAAGTGCTAGATCGCTAGGAAATATAAATGTACATGTATTAATGGAAAAGCTAGGTGGAGGTGGGCACAGAGATATGGCTGGTGTTCAATTAGATACTTCACTAGAAAAGGCATATGAAATGGTAGAAGATACAATACAGACATATATTAAGGAGGAAGAATAG
- a CDS encoding YybS family protein, whose product MNNRLRLTQASLIATLGILLCLITVYVPMLSILSIAIPVPYAIIGTLTDNKYSILSLIVTFLILMFTVNPLYSVSLCIMSIVPGLFIGSAIRNNKEDNFNKFEPIYIGTIVTMICVIVFFFIANIIFKTNILDDFMNTLKESVNVQVAIMENAGIILKEGFKASDIVDYINNMLPTMLFLQGIIVSFIVYALEIFVLKRIKMINLGLPKFTDFYLPGNAVTVSFTLYILVLFMDLIKVNLHTDLIMLNLQLVFNFMFMLQGISVSIHYFKKWIRSGSLKMIFISVLILSIFGFMGISFVGMLDSIIDFRRVRSYKST is encoded by the coding sequence TTGAATAATAGATTAAGGCTAACTCAGGCATCGCTGATAGCTACATTAGGTATATTGTTATGTTTAATAACAGTATATGTACCTATGCTAAGTATACTAAGTATAGCAATACCAGTACCCTATGCAATTATAGGAACATTAACTGATAATAAATACTCTATATTATCTTTAATAGTAACATTTTTAATATTAATGTTTACTGTAAATCCACTATATTCAGTTAGCTTATGTATAATGAGCATAGTTCCAGGACTTTTTATAGGAAGTGCAATAAGAAATAATAAAGAAGATAATTTTAATAAATTTGAACCGATATATATAGGTACTATAGTAACTATGATATGTGTAATAGTATTTTTCTTTATTGCAAATATAATATTTAAAACAAATATATTAGATGATTTTATGAATACACTAAAAGAATCTGTAAATGTTCAAGTAGCTATTATGGAAAATGCAGGAATAATTTTAAAAGAAGGATTTAAGGCATCAGATATAGTAGATTATATTAATAATATGTTACCTACAATGTTATTTTTACAAGGGATTATTGTTTCATTTATCGTATATGCTTTAGAAATTTTTGTTTTAAAGAGAATAAAAATGATAAATTTGGGATTACCTAAATTTACAGATTTTTATTTACCAGGGAATGCTGTAACTGTATCATTTACGCTATATATACTTGTTTTATTTATGGATTTAATTAAAGTAAATTTACATACGGATTTAATAATGTTAAATTTACAACTAGTATTTAATTTTATGTTTATGCTTCAAGGTATATCAGTTTCTATTCACTATTTTAAAAAGTGGATTAGAAGTGGTTCATTAAAAATGATATTTATATCAGTATTAATTTTAAGTATATTTGGATTTATGGGAATATCTTTTGTAGGTATGTTAGATAGTATAATAGACTTTAGAAGGGTAAGAAGCTATAAATCTACTTAG
- a CDS encoding MazG-like family protein: protein MKFDRNSDVTKNVKIIEWMKKELILSVGDVFDLIFKGVKPLDEVLQDTLANIIMITYLLAKRLGISFSEIDYKIKEKIRIGIDQNHSVESWYGDFSNLKKHIENRE, encoded by the coding sequence GTGAAATTCGATAGAAATTCTGATGTAACTAAAAATGTAAAAATAATAGAGTGGATGAAGAAGGAGCTTATACTTAGTGTAGGAGATGTATTTGATTTAATTTTCAAGGGTGTAAAACCTTTAGATGAAGTACTTCAAGACACTTTGGCAAATATAATAATGATAACATATTTACTAGCTAAAAGATTAGGAATAAGTTTTAGTGAAATAGATTATAAGATAAAAGAAAAGATAAGAATAGGAATAGATCAAAATCATAGTGTAGAAAGTTGGTATGGAGATTTTTCAAATTTAAAAAAACATATAGAAAACAGGGAGTGA
- the rpsR gene encoding 30S ribosomal protein S18 — protein MINKKRRKKKRVCQFCASKDARIDYKNTQRLQKYVTERGKILPRRISGTCAKHQRELTVAIKRARNIALLPYTLD, from the coding sequence ATGATAAACAAGAAGAGACGTAAGAAGAAGAGAGTTTGTCAATTCTGTGCTTCTAAAGATGCTAGAATAGACTACAAAAACACTCAAAGATTACAAAAATACGTAACTGAAAGAGGTAAAATATTACCAAGAAGAATCTCTGGAACTTGTGCTAAGCACCAAAGAGAATTAACAGTTGCAATAAAGAGAGCTAGAAACATAGCACTTTTACCATATACATTAGACTAA
- a CDS encoding single-stranded DNA-binding protein has product MNHVVLIGRLTRDPELRYIAGTGTPVANFAIAVDREFSGKDGKRETDFIDIQVWGKSAENCANYIGKGSLVAIQGSLRIDSYQNQAGETRRATRVNANRVQFLDTKNKSESSYKGNHQGFEPNFEPSFEPTGLDPQGFQAIDDDDIPF; this is encoded by the coding sequence ATGAACCATGTTGTATTAATTGGTAGATTAACTAGGGATCCTGAGTTAAGATACATCGCAGGGACTGGAACGCCTGTTGCAAACTTTGCAATAGCTGTTGATAGAGAATTCTCAGGCAAAGATGGGAAAAGAGAAACTGACTTTATAGATATACAAGTTTGGGGCAAATCTGCAGAGAATTGCGCTAACTATATAGGAAAAGGAAGTTTAGTGGCTATACAAGGTTCATTAAGAATTGATAGTTACCAAAATCAAGCTGGAGAAACTAGAAGGGCTACTAGAGTAAATGCAAATAGAGTACAGTTCTTAGATACAAAAAATAAATCTGAGAGTTCATATAAAGGAAATCATCAAGGGTTTGAGCCGAACTTTGAACCTAGCTTTGAGCCAACTGGATTAGATCCACAAGGATTCCAAGCAATAGATGATGACGATATACCATTCTAA
- the rpsF gene encoding 30S ribosomal protein S6 translates to MRNYELVFVVKPNADEETREAVLNKVKEVVATNGEVAKVDVWGNKKLAYPIAKFTEGHYVLVNFAAGVEVPKELDRNLKINENVIRHMIVVA, encoded by the coding sequence ATGAGAAATTATGAATTAGTTTTCGTAGTAAAGCCAAACGCTGATGAAGAAACAAGAGAAGCTGTTCTTAACAAAGTTAAGGAAGTAGTTGCTACTAACGGAGAAGTAGCTAAAGTTGACGTATGGGGGAACAAAAAATTAGCTTACCCAATAGCTAAGTTCACTGAAGGTCACTACGTATTAGTTAACTTCGCAGCTGGTGTTGAAGTACCTAAAGAATTAGATAGAAACTTAAAGATAAACGAAAACGTAATAAGACATATGATAGTTGTTGCTTAA
- a CDS encoding aminotransferase-like domain-containing protein: MAIRFAKRMEGLKESEIRELLKLTEKPEVISFAGGLPAPELFPIEEMKEISKIVLEESGTQALQYSTTEGFQPLREKIARRMNSKNKTNVTKDDILITNGSQQGLDFAGRVFLNEGDIVLCESPSYLGAINAFKSYGSKFIEVPTDKDGMIMEALEKILEVTENVKMIYVIPDFQNPTGITWTLERRKKFIEIISKYEIPVLEDNPYGELRFEGESIPSLKSMDKKGLVIFLGTFSKILCPGYRLGWTCASQNILKKFIFVKQVADLQSSSISQREVSKFIDLYNLDNHVKKINEVYARRRDLMLETMKEEFPEGVEYTYPEGGLFIWVELPKHLDSRIIMKDCLANNVAYVPGGSFFPNGGTENCFRLNYSNMSDDRIVEGIKRIGLILRKYMAVKQNI; this comes from the coding sequence ATGGCTATTAGATTTGCCAAAAGAATGGAAGGGTTAAAGGAATCAGAAATTCGTGAACTTTTAAAGCTTACAGAAAAACCGGAAGTAATATCTTTTGCTGGGGGATTGCCGGCACCAGAGCTATTTCCTATAGAGGAAATGAAAGAAATATCTAAAATAGTATTAGAGGAATCAGGGACTCAAGCCCTTCAATACTCAACAACAGAAGGATTTCAACCATTGAGAGAAAAAATAGCAAGAAGAATGAATAGTAAAAATAAAACAAATGTAACTAAAGATGATATACTAATAACCAATGGTTCTCAACAAGGACTAGACTTCGCAGGAAGAGTATTCTTAAATGAAGGTGACATAGTTTTATGTGAAAGTCCATCATATTTAGGAGCAATAAATGCATTTAAATCATATGGCTCTAAATTCATAGAAGTTCCTACTGATAAAGATGGAATGATTATGGAAGCGTTAGAAAAAATATTAGAGGTTACAGAAAATGTAAAAATGATTTATGTAATACCTGATTTTCAAAATCCTACAGGTATAACATGGACACTTGAAAGGCGTAAAAAATTTATAGAAATAATAAGTAAGTATGAAATACCTGTTTTAGAGGATAACCCATATGGTGAATTAAGATTTGAAGGTGAAAGTATACCATCTTTGAAATCTATGGATAAAAAAGGATTAGTTATTTTCTTAGGTACTTTCTCGAAAATATTATGTCCAGGATATAGACTAGGTTGGACATGTGCATCTCAAAACATATTAAAGAAATTCATATTTGTAAAACAAGTAGCAGACCTACAATCATCAAGTATATCCCAAAGAGAAGTAAGTAAATTTATAGATTTATATAATTTAGATAATCATGTAAAAAAAATAAATGAAGTATATGCAAGACGTAGAGATTTAATGTTAGAGACAATGAAAGAAGAATTCCCAGAAGGTGTAGAATATACTTATCCAGAGGGTGGATTATTTATATGGGTAGAACTTCCAAAACATTTAGATTCAAGAATTATAATGAAGGATTGCTTGGCAAATAATGTTGCATATGTACCTGGTGGGTCATTTTTCCCTAATGGAGGAACAGAAAACTGCTTTAGATTAAATTACTCAAACATGTCAGATGATAGAATAGTTGAAGGAATAAAGAGGATAGGATTAATTTTAAGAAAATATATGGCTGTTAAACAAAACATTTAA